Genomic DNA from Chlorocebus sabaeus isolate Y175 chromosome 6, mChlSab1.0.hap1, whole genome shotgun sequence:
TAGTATATGGCAGGCGCTCaatgtttgttgaaagaatgCATGAACTTCATGAACATTGAGCGTTTTTGATGTGCCTGAGATGGTCCTAGGTAGACAGGTAtaacctcattttctttcttttttctatgttttcaattttctttttcatatatatatatatatatatatatatattttttttttttttttttgtagaaatgagggtcttgctatgttgcccaggctggtctggtctggaactcctgggctcagcgatccttccacattggcctcccaaagtgctggggttacgggtGTGAGCCAGTGAGACCGTCCCGTTTCTTTATCATAGTATCTTTGTGAGAGAGGTCCATATCCATCTCCTTTACACAGAGGGGAAAACTAAGGCTTCTAGAAGCTACCTAGAACCCACACAGTGATAGAGTCCTGCAGCTCAGCCAGCTACCTCCGTAACAAACCTGTTTGTTCCCTTCTGGTCCAGAGGGACTGGATCAAGGTCAGGTTCAAACCCAGCCTCTGCAGGCACCGGCAGGGGAGTTGAGGCGGGACCTGAACTGGCCTGGGGGGCTACGCCTGAGGGGGCTTTCTCAGGAGCCAGAAGGGGTTACCATTTGGTCGGGTTCAGTGTGTCCCTCTCGAGATAAAACCCAGCCCCAGGCCCATAAGGGATGGGGACCTAGCTCCAAAGAGAAGCCTCCAGCACCAGCCTGGGGATGGCGCTGCAGTGGCCAGGACAGGGAGGCTGGAACTGTCCCTCCTTattccagcccagcccagcccagcctagAAAGGGGCCAATCCTGTGATTGGTCTATGGATTCCGATTGCCAGGAATTAAGGccaagaaaatgagaaggaaggaagggagtgcATAGGTCCAGTGAGGACAGGGGTGAAGTTTATATCTCTGCCAGGGACTGGGTGCCTGCACGGCCATGGACACCACCAGGTACAGCAAGTGGGGCGGCAGCTCGGAGGAGGTCCCCGGAGGTATGAGCAACCAGACTGCCTCATCCCTGTCCCAGTGTCTGGGGtttgatgggggaggggagggaagagccaAGACGGGCCAGGGTCGTGGGTGCAGGAGAGACACCACAGGCCACAGAGCCAGTTGGACCAGGGTCCAATTCCCACTCTGCCACTTAGAAGCTGTGTGGCcataggcaagttacttaacttctctgaatctcagtttcctggGAGGAACCCAGGCCTCCAGGGCTCAGTCCTGGGGGACCCAGCATGCCGTCCTTATTCTGCCAGGGCACTGGGGACGCCGGGTGCACTGGAGCGGGAGACCCCTCTTCTTGGCCCTGGCTGTTCTGGTCGCCACAGTCCTGTGGGCTGTGATTCTGAGTATCCTATTGTCCAAGGGTGAGTGACTCTCGATGGGGAGGGGTTGCGTCTGGCCCCCCTGGGGACACAAAACCCCCATTGCAAAGTGCACCAGCTGTACCCTGGCGTTCTGCTCGCGTCTGAGTATGAGCAGAGTGTGTGTATATCTTCGGGCCGTCTGTATATGCGAGTCCCCGCGCGTTTGTCCCCCATCGGCGTGTGTGCACATTGTGTGCGTTGTATGCCTGCCCGCCCACTCTGTGGTCCCGAATCGGGGGACCCCGCACCCCCGGGCGAGGGGAGGATTTCCAAGTCCCTGGCCTCGCCTGCAGGAGCCTCTCTCCGCAGCCTCCACGGAGCGCGCGGCGCTACTCGACGTCCAGGACCTGCTGAGGACAAACGGTGCGTGCCAAGCCAGGCGCCTGGGCCCCCGGGGCATGTGGGGAGGGAGCGTTTGAGACCCCGGAGATGGAGTCTCGGGTGCGTGGGGACTCTCTGGTCCCTGAGGCTGGCCCCAGGGTGGGGAAGGGAGTCCCTTGAGTCCTCCCAAGTGACCCGGGGGGGCGTGCGTTTTGGGGCGGGGGTCGTTCCAGCCTCGAAGCAGACGGCGGCGCTGGGTGCCCTGAAGGAGGAGGTCGGAGTCTGCCACAGCTGCTGTGAGGGGGCGCGGCCGAGGCTGTGGGCGCAGGGGCGGGGTCTTGTGGCCGGGATGGGAGGGGGGCCGGGGTCGAGGCCTGCGGCGGGTGGGGCGGAGCAGGCTGGTCTCCGAAGTCCCGCCCCATTCTCGCCACCCTGGGGCCTCTCACCCGGCGACTCCCAGGCTCCGGGACGCAGGCGCAGCTGCAGACCACGCGCTCGGAGCTTGGGGAGGCACAGGCGAAACTGATGGAGCAGGAGAGCGCCCTGCGGGAACTGCGTGAGCGCGGTGCGTGCCTGACGCGACGCCAGCCCTAAGTCCTGGCCGTGTCCCCGGACCCCGACCCCGTCCTGAGTGCTGACCCCTGACCCCGATCATGCACCCCGTCCTGACCCTGACGCTGCACTCTGACCTTAACTGCGACTCCCAGCATCGGCCACACCCAGACCCTGCCCAGTTGTAACCGCCCTTGACCCTGTGCCATCCTGGATGCTGGCACCGAAGGCACAATGACCACGGACAGGGGTCCTGACCTTTAGCTAGTCATGACCCTGGTCCTGGCCCTGACCCCAGCCATAATCCCCGCTCCATTGACCCCGCAGTGACCCAGGGCTTGGCTGAAGCCAGCAGGAACCGTGAGGACGTCCGCACTGAGCTGTTCCGGGCGCTGGAGGCCGTGAGGCTCCATAATAGTGAGCAACACGAGGGGCGGGGGGCGGGCTGTGAGGGTGTAAGTGGACCCTGCCTCTCTTGGACCTTGGCCtggttctgtgtctccacccCTGAGCCCGCGGGGCCGAACCCCTACCCGCTGCATGCTCTCGGTGCGTTCCCCCTGGAAACACTCGACCTCTCCGACCCTCGCCACCCCGCAGACTCCTGCGAGCCGTGCCCCACGTCGTGGCTGTCCTTCGAGGGCTCTTGCTACTTTTTCTCTGTGCCAAAGACCACGTGGGCGGCGGCGCAGGGTCACTGCGCGGATGCCAGCGCTCACCTGGTGATCGTTGGGGGCCTGGAAGAGCAGGTGCGCAGAGGGAGGAGGCGTGGTCAGgcggtggggcggggcggggcggggcggggcagacTCTGCAGGCTCAGATGTCCCCTCCTTTCTAGGGCTTCCTGACTCGGAACACAGGTGGCCGTGGTTACTGGCTGGGCCTGAGGGCTGTGCGCCATCTGGGCAAGGTTCAGGGCTACCAGTGGGTGGACGGAGTCTCTCTCAGCTTCAGGTGAGAGAAGGGCTCCTGGTGAGACCTGGGGAGGGAGACAGGTTAGACTCTAGAGGGCATGCTTTGGCTAGATTTCAGGGACCCCTTGGCTGGGGCTCCATGCTTAAGCATGGCCAGGCTGGACCCCAGGAACTGTCCTCAGGTTAAATTCTGGGCGTTAAAAATTTACATACCAGGTGTACGCTCAGGTTAGACAGCTGGGGTGTCTAGAGTAGACCCAAGCAATAAATAGGCTACAGCGTAGAGAGGAAGGCGGGACCCCGCGTTCATCCTCCGTCTAGATTCCCAGCAACCTTCCCACTCAACCACTGCAGCCACTGGAACCAGGGAGAGCCCAATGATGCTCG
This window encodes:
- the LOC103233812 gene encoding C-type lectin domain family 4 member G, which produces MDTTRYSKWGGSSEEVPGGHWGRRVHWSGRPLFLALAVLVATVLWAVILSILLSKASTERAALLDVQDLLRTNASKQTAALGALKEEVGVCHSCCSGTQAQLQTTRSELGEAQAKLMEQESALRELRERVTQGLAEASRNREDVRTELFRALEAVRLHNNSCEPCPTSWLSFEGSCYFFSVPKTTWAAAQGHCADASAHLVIVGGLEEQGFLTRNTGGRGYWLGLRAVRHLGKVQGYQWVDGVSLSFSHWNQGEPNDARGREDCVMMLRTGLWNDAPCDSEKDGWICEKRHNC